The Alnus glutinosa chromosome 3, dhAlnGlut1.1, whole genome shotgun sequence nucleotide sequence gaactctcgtcGCCAAAACCCAAACAGCAAGAGCAAGAAGCAGCCTATCCAAAGTGGGAGACCTACTCCTGGTGGCCTCCCTCACCAAAACCCTCTCCGACTCCGGCACTCGAAACCTCGACCCTTCTTCCATCCCCCTCTCAGAGCCCCTCCTCCTCGACATCCTCCGCTCCTACTCCCTCCACCCCTCCAAGAAAATCGACTTCTTCGACTGGTGCAGGTCGTCTCTGGGACCAAACTACAAGCACTCCGCCTGCGCCTACGCCCACATCCTCCGCATCGCTTGCCGCGCCGACCACCTCCACGAGATTCCTCGCCTCTTGCTTTCCATGAAGGAAGACGGCGTCGCCGCCGATTCCGGGACTTTCAAGCTCGTACTCGATGCGTTGATTCGGTCCGGTAAGATCGACTTGGCGCTCGAGATTTTGGATCACATGGAGGAGCTGGAGCTGGGGGCCACCGCGAGCATGGATCCCAACATGTATAACTCGGTTCTTGTGGCTCTGATTCGGAAAAACCAGGTGGGTTTGGCCTTATCTATCTTCTTTAAGCTTCTGGATGGTTCATCTTCAGTCCCCAGCTCCATTGCCTGTAACCAAGTGTTAGTTGCTCTTAGGAAAGCAAACATGAGGATGGAATTCAAACAAGTCTTTGATAAGCTTAGGGAGAAGAAAAGGTTTCAGTTTGATACTTGGGGTTACAATgtatgcattcatgcatttggctGTTGGGGTGACTTGGCTACCTCTTTAGGCCTGTTCAAAGAAATGAAGGAGAAGAGTTTTGGGGCTTCTGGGGCATTGGATCCAGACATGTGCACCTATAATAGCTTAATTCATGTCCTATGCTTGGTTGGGAAGGTGAAAGATGCACTAAATGTGTGGGAGGAATTGAAAGGATCCGGTCATGAGCCTGATGAGTTTACGTATCGAATACTTATTCAAGGGTGCTGTAAATCCTATCGATTGGAGGACGCAAGCAAGATTTTTAGTGAGATGCAGTACCATGGGTTTAGCCCGGATACTAATGTGTATAATTCACTCCTAGATGGGATGTTCAAGGCGAGGAAGGTCATGGAGGCCTGCCAACTGTTTGAGAAAATGGTTCAAGATGGGGTGCGAGCCTCATGTTGGACGCATAATATTGTGATTGATGGGTTGTTTAGGAATGGGAGGGCTGAGGCTGGTTACACGCTGTTTTGTGACTTGAAGAAGAAGGGTCGGTTTGTGGATGGTGTTACTTACAGCATTGTTGTGTTGCAACTTTGTAGGGAGGGTCTGCTTGAGGAAGCACTAAGATTGGTGGAAGAAATGGAAGGCAGAGGCTTTGTTGTTGATTTAGTCACTGTAACATCGCTCTTGATTGGGCTTCATAAGCATGGGCGGTGGGATTGGACAGAGAGGCTTATGAAGCATGTTAGGGATGGTAATCTGGTTGCTGATGTTCTGAAATGGCAGGCTGATATGGAGGCTTCACTGAAAAATCCACAGAGCAAGAGGAAGGATTATACACCAATGTTCCCATCAAAAGGCGACCTTGGTGAGATTATGAGTTTAATAAGTTCTGCAGACAGGGCGATGGACACGAACTTTGTTTCAAATGACCCTGGAATTGGAGATGAAGAGACTTCATCCACTGATATTGATCAGTGGTCATCATCCCCGTATATGGATAAATTGGCTAGTCAAATGAAGTCCACCGAGGATTCTTCTCAGCCATTTTCACTATCTAGAGGGCGAAGGGTTCAAACAAAAGGGTCAGGCTCTTTCGACATTGATATGGTTAATACTTTCTTGTCTATATTTTTGGCAAAGGGAAAGCTGAGCTTAGCGTGCAAGTTGTTTGAGATTTTCAGTGATATGGGTGTTGACCCTGTGAGCTACACTTATAATTCAATGATGAGTACATTTGTCAAGAAGGGCTATTTCAATCAGGCATG carries:
- the LOC133862831 gene encoding pentatricopeptide repeat-containing protein At4g01570 codes for the protein MRHGRTLVAKTQTARARSSLSKVGDLLLVASLTKTLSDSGTRNLDPSSIPLSEPLLLDILRSYSLHPSKKIDFFDWCRSSLGPNYKHSACAYAHILRIACRADHLHEIPRLLLSMKEDGVAADSGTFKLVLDALIRSGKIDLALEILDHMEELELGATASMDPNMYNSVLVALIRKNQVGLALSIFFKLLDGSSSVPSSIACNQVLVALRKANMRMEFKQVFDKLREKKRFQFDTWGYNVCIHAFGCWGDLATSLGLFKEMKEKSFGASGALDPDMCTYNSLIHVLCLVGKVKDALNVWEELKGSGHEPDEFTYRILIQGCCKSYRLEDASKIFSEMQYHGFSPDTNVYNSLLDGMFKARKVMEACQLFEKMVQDGVRASCWTHNIVIDGLFRNGRAEAGYTLFCDLKKKGRFVDGVTYSIVVLQLCREGLLEEALRLVEEMEGRGFVVDLVTVTSLLIGLHKHGRWDWTERLMKHVRDGNLVADVLKWQADMEASLKNPQSKRKDYTPMFPSKGDLGEIMSLISSADRAMDTNFVSNDPGIGDEETSSTDIDQWSSSPYMDKLASQMKSTEDSSQPFSLSRGRRVQTKGSGSFDIDMVNTFLSIFLAKGKLSLACKLFEIFSDMGVDPVSYTYNSMMSTFVKKGYFNQAWGVLNEMGEKVCPADVATYNVIIQGLGKMGRADLASSVLDKLIKDGGYLDIVMYNTLINALGKAGRIEEVNKLFEQMKTSGINPDVVTFNTLIEVHSKAGRLKDAYKFLKMMLDAGCLPNHVTDTTLDFLGKEIEKLRYQKASIMGNKDDPS